A genomic segment from Geitlerinema sp. PCC 7407 encodes:
- a CDS encoding ankyrin repeat domain-containing protein has protein sequence MPLDHVPATTLENLAEDLAQITARWWTAIATQNLEQVRSLLISGFDPDSLHPDSAMTALEIAAEKGALALIQTLLQAGALLDAGELSPLGLAAQRGDLAALEMLLRAQPGPSLADKCDALMMATSSDQPQIVQRLLAAGALADSMVWEGGTALHYATDRGHTAVVDALLAAGAEVNLADPDQGWTPLMYAAYDDRADIAQRLIAAGADLNARDPQGRTPLILAAEACSAQVAEILIAAGADTQAMDENGNSAASWVDPCETSEAAPRPLTLEALHEEILAEQSYADDLETSLQQLAKAVQTLESVEKSGRSRIAQLLGHR, from the coding sequence ATGCCCCTCGATCATGTTCCAGCCACAACGCTTGAAAATTTGGCTGAAGATTTGGCGCAGATAACCGCTCGGTGGTGGACGGCGATCGCCACCCAAAACCTCGAGCAGGTGCGATCGCTGCTGATCAGCGGCTTTGATCCCGACAGCCTCCACCCCGACAGCGCCATGACCGCTCTAGAAATCGCCGCCGAGAAGGGCGCCTTGGCCTTGATCCAAACACTCCTCCAAGCCGGGGCTCTCCTGGACGCGGGCGAGCTCTCGCCCCTCGGCCTGGCGGCCCAGCGGGGCGACCTCGCCGCCCTCGAAATGCTGCTGCGGGCCCAGCCCGGACCCAGCCTCGCCGACAAATGCGACGCTCTCATGATGGCAACCAGCAGCGATCAGCCCCAGATTGTCCAGCGGCTGCTGGCCGCCGGAGCCCTTGCAGACAGCATGGTCTGGGAGGGCGGCACTGCCTTGCACTACGCCACCGATCGCGGCCATACCGCCGTTGTTGATGCCTTGTTGGCCGCTGGGGCCGAGGTGAATCTGGCCGACCCCGACCAGGGCTGGACGCCGCTGATGTATGCCGCCTACGACGATCGCGCAGACATTGCCCAGCGGCTGATCGCCGCCGGGGCGGATCTAAATGCCCGCGACCCCCAAGGCCGCACTCCGCTGATTTTGGCGGCGGAGGCCTGTAGCGCCCAGGTGGCCGAAATTCTCATTGCGGCGGGGGCCGATACCCAAGCCATGGATGAAAACGGCAACAGCGCCGCTAGCTGGGTCGACCCCTGCGAAACCAGCGAAGCAGCGCCACGCCCCTTAACGCTCGAAGCGCTCCACGAGGAGATCTTGGCTGAGCAGTCCTACGCGGATGATCTGGAGACCTCTCTCCAGCAGCTCGCAAAAGCCGTCCAAACCCTCGAATCTGTCGAGAAATCCGGGCGATCGCGCATAGCCCAGCTCCTGGGTCACCGCTAG